From Humibacter ginsenosidimutans, a single genomic window includes:
- a CDS encoding cation diffusion facilitator family transporter, with product MPHTHDAADSVDDALEASRAGVTAVKISMFALLGTTVLQFVFVLFTGSVALLADTIHNFADALTAVPLWIAFVLGRRVATRRYTYGYGRAEDLAGMFIIFVVALSAVVAGWEAIDRFIHPRPVENAWWLIAAGLIGFAGNELVAIYRIRVGRRIGSAALVADGVHARLDGITSLSVVLGAIGVMIGFPLADPIIGLLIAISILILLWGTVRSVGARLMDAVDPHFIERAEHALQHTQGVTGIQGVKLRWIGHRLIGSAIVTTDKVELHEATHIAEHASEHVRGELRNLDDFVVTPTPTDR from the coding sequence GTGCCTCATACGCATGATGCCGCCGACTCAGTGGATGACGCCTTGGAAGCGAGCAGGGCGGGTGTGACTGCGGTCAAGATCTCGATGTTCGCGCTACTGGGGACGACAGTTCTGCAGTTCGTGTTCGTGCTCTTCACCGGATCGGTCGCCTTGCTGGCAGACACGATCCACAACTTCGCAGACGCCCTGACTGCGGTCCCACTGTGGATCGCGTTCGTGCTCGGCCGTCGTGTCGCCACCCGCCGCTACACGTACGGCTACGGACGCGCTGAGGACCTTGCGGGCATGTTCATCATCTTCGTCGTAGCGCTCTCGGCGGTCGTTGCGGGTTGGGAAGCGATCGACCGATTCATCCATCCCCGGCCGGTGGAAAACGCGTGGTGGCTGATTGCCGCCGGATTGATCGGATTTGCAGGCAACGAGCTCGTGGCCATCTACCGCATCCGTGTGGGTCGCCGGATCGGCTCTGCGGCACTGGTGGCCGATGGTGTTCACGCTCGCCTCGACGGAATCACTTCGCTGTCCGTCGTGCTCGGTGCGATCGGAGTGATGATCGGTTTCCCCTTGGCCGACCCGATCATCGGCCTACTCATCGCCATCTCGATCCTGATCCTGCTGTGGGGCACCGTAAGGTCCGTCGGTGCACGCCTGATGGATGCCGTCGACCCTCACTTCATCGAGCGGGCCGAGCACGCGCTCCAGCACACGCAAGGCGTGACCGGCATTCAGGGCGTCAAGCTGCGTTGGATAGGACACCGTCTCATCGGGTCCGCAATCGTCACCACCGACAAGGTGGAACTGCATGAGGCCACGCACATCGCCGAGCACGCATCCGAGCACGTTCGCGGCGAATTGCGCAACCTCGACGACTTCGTCGTGACACCGACGCCAACCGACCGCTGA
- a CDS encoding antibiotic biosynthesis monooxygenase family protein, which translates to MSVVKINAIHVPEGRGGDLEARFAGRDHAVGQQPGFESFQLLRPVKGEDRYFVVSTWDSEDSYQAWRAGESGAHHGGPNPVATDADLLEFEVVDL; encoded by the coding sequence ATGTCCGTCGTCAAGATCAACGCCATCCACGTCCCGGAAGGACGCGGAGGCGACCTCGAGGCTCGCTTCGCGGGTCGCGACCATGCCGTCGGCCAACAGCCCGGCTTCGAGAGCTTCCAGCTTCTTCGCCCCGTCAAGGGCGAAGACCGCTACTTCGTCGTCAGCACCTGGGACAGCGAGGACTCCTACCAGGCGTGGCGCGCGGGCGAGAGCGGTGCCCACCACGGCGGACCCAATCCGGTCGCCACCGATGCCGACCTCCTCGAATTCGAAGTGGTCGACCTGTAG
- a CDS encoding MutS-related protein yields MTMKTYLLFPDRALPTEPRPPLNAQVLTEDLELDPVIEAMAADDKFLAETARRVVLESLTSVDDIRYRQAVLQDCLRNEEIVRELYDIAVDAITRQRKVYGWLSDRNPSAILGHAVQVLEIFVSLLRTLRAIAAEHGDEFASDGFRRFFTMTLQELDDAYFEEIDRHLRRLRFRGSILIGAHLDHGGKPSAIVLRRPEHGKRTLGEKWESFTHPTPSFRIAERDEAGANALTVMRGKGLNLVADALARSTDHILSFFVMMRRELGFYLGCVNLAHALEDRGLHTGFPLPVPAERHEFSCDELYDVSLALVSSGSPIIGNTVDAGGHRLVVITGANRGGKSTFLRSMGLAQLMMQAGMFVPAKSLSATVVNGVYTHFKREEDVELASGKFDEELARMHEVVMQIQPGALMLFNESFAATNEREGSEIARQIVHALLESGIRVAYVTHLYDLAHGFVGDTEAYFLRAERERTFRLIEGDPLPTSFGGDLYRDIFPAKPGTPGAHESVT; encoded by the coding sequence ATGACCATGAAGACCTACCTGCTCTTTCCCGATCGCGCCCTGCCGACGGAACCCAGACCGCCGCTGAACGCCCAGGTACTCACCGAAGACCTCGAGCTCGATCCCGTGATCGAGGCGATGGCCGCAGACGACAAGTTCCTCGCCGAGACCGCGCGTCGTGTGGTTCTCGAATCGCTGACGAGCGTCGACGACATCCGCTATCGGCAGGCGGTTCTGCAGGACTGCTTGCGGAACGAAGAGATCGTTCGCGAACTGTACGACATCGCCGTCGACGCGATCACCCGTCAGCGCAAGGTGTACGGGTGGCTGAGCGATCGAAACCCGAGTGCGATCCTCGGCCATGCCGTGCAGGTACTGGAGATCTTTGTCTCCCTCCTGCGCACTCTGCGTGCGATCGCCGCCGAGCATGGCGACGAGTTCGCCTCCGATGGGTTCCGCCGGTTCTTCACGATGACGCTTCAGGAGCTCGACGACGCCTACTTCGAGGAGATCGACCGTCACCTGCGACGGCTGCGGTTCCGAGGCAGCATCCTGATCGGTGCCCATCTCGACCACGGTGGCAAGCCATCGGCGATCGTGCTGCGTCGGCCGGAGCACGGGAAGCGCACACTGGGTGAGAAGTGGGAGTCGTTCACGCACCCCACGCCGTCGTTCCGCATCGCAGAGCGCGACGAGGCCGGCGCCAACGCGCTGACGGTGATGCGCGGCAAGGGCCTCAACCTGGTGGCCGATGCGCTGGCCCGCTCCACCGACCACATCCTGAGCTTCTTCGTGATGATGCGCAGGGAGCTCGGCTTCTACCTCGGATGCGTGAACCTTGCGCACGCACTGGAAGACCGCGGTCTGCACACCGGCTTTCCGCTGCCGGTTCCCGCCGAGCGGCATGAGTTCTCGTGCGACGAGTTGTACGACGTCAGCCTCGCGCTCGTGAGCTCAGGCAGCCCCATCATCGGCAACACGGTCGATGCCGGCGGCCACAGGCTGGTCGTCATCACGGGTGCCAACCGTGGCGGCAAGTCCACGTTTCTGCGCAGCATGGGTCTCGCCCAGCTGATGATGCAGGCCGGCATGTTCGTGCCGGCGAAGTCCTTGTCCGCCACCGTCGTGAATGGCGTGTACACGCACTTCAAGCGCGAGGAAGACGTCGAACTCGCCAGCGGCAAATTCGACGAGGAACTTGCGCGGATGCACGAGGTGGTGATGCAGATCCAGCCGGGCGCGCTGATGCTGTTCAACGAGTCGTTCGCCGCGACGAACGAGCGCGAAGGGTCCGAGATCGCGCGGCAGATCGTGCACGCTCTGCTGGAGTCGGGCATTCGTGTCGCCTATGTCACGCATCTGTACGACCTCGCGCACGGCTTCGTCGGTGACACAGAGGCCTACTTCTTGCGAGCAGAACGCGAGCGTACGTTCCGGCTGATCGAGGGCGACCCGCTTCCGACGAGCTTCGGCGGCGACCTCTACCGCGACATCTTCCCGGCGAAACCCGGAACGCCAGGAGCCCATGAGTCGGTAACCTGA
- a CDS encoding dihydrofolate reductase family protein, which translates to MMSAEVVVDLFVSVDGWAGGDGLPPFFGYAGDDLLQWTTAEKAVPETIVMGRRTYETFAALPEAVWSDDREPLMRRDKIVFSRTLDAVDWPNTLVGHDLTNDVRRLKDEGGQRIRTWGSMSLAGQLLHAGLVDVLRLMRFPLLAGPSGRQAAFANVSSADLELSGVRVLDGRIVLEEYRPTGHDIPRG; encoded by the coding sequence ATGATGAGTGCAGAAGTCGTGGTGGACCTCTTCGTGTCGGTCGACGGCTGGGCGGGTGGGGACGGCCTGCCACCGTTCTTCGGCTACGCGGGAGACGACCTGCTGCAGTGGACGACCGCCGAGAAGGCCGTGCCGGAGACCATCGTCATGGGTCGGCGCACGTACGAGACGTTCGCCGCATTGCCGGAGGCGGTGTGGAGCGACGACCGCGAACCCTTGATGCGAAGGGACAAGATCGTGTTCTCGCGCACGCTCGACGCCGTCGACTGGCCGAACACCCTGGTGGGGCACGACCTGACGAACGATGTGCGGAGGCTCAAGGACGAGGGCGGCCAACGCATCCGCACCTGGGGGAGCATGTCGCTGGCCGGGCAGCTGCTGCATGCCGGCCTGGTGGACGTGCTGCGGCTCATGCGATTCCCGCTCCTGGCCGGCCCGAGCGGTCGACAGGCGGCCTTCGCGAACGTGTCGAGTGCGGACCTCGAGCTGTCTGGCGTCCGTGTGCTCGACGGACGGATCGTGCTCGAGGAGTATCGACCGACAGGGCACGACATCCCGCGCGGCTGA
- a CDS encoding ArsR/SmtB family transcription factor: protein MDADTAICGREVDSQYVELAVEVFSMLADATRVRIVLALRDVEELSVNHLADIVDKPPSAVSQHLAKLRLARIVATRQDGQRVFYRLENEHARQLVSDAIFQAEHSLGGAPRHHHAQTEEQA from the coding sequence ATGGATGCAGATACTGCGATCTGTGGGCGCGAGGTCGACAGCCAATACGTGGAGCTGGCGGTCGAGGTGTTCTCGATGCTGGCCGACGCCACACGGGTACGGATAGTCCTCGCTCTCCGAGATGTTGAAGAGCTGTCGGTGAACCACCTGGCGGACATCGTAGACAAGCCGCCGTCGGCCGTCTCCCAACATCTGGCGAAGCTGCGCCTGGCACGCATTGTTGCGACCCGTCAGGACGGCCAACGAGTTTTCTACCGGCTGGAGAACGAGCACGCCAGGCAGCTCGTGTCCGATGCGATCTTCCAAGCCGAGCACTCCTTGGGAGGGGCGCCGCGCCACCATCACGCACAGACCGAGGAACAGGCATGA
- a CDS encoding MFS transporter produces MPDDDEKLTPDAEATRPSPESGPETPNGDEEPDSQRWLTSGVVSVGAASFFSDSGHEIVTSVFPAFLTGVLGGTAASLGVIEGVSDALVGAAKVVGGPLANDPARRGRLATGGYLITAIATAAIGLATAVWQAGLLRGLAWASRGIRSPARDSLLSSISNPRAFGRSFGVERAGDNLGAVVGPLVASVLVAWLGLRPSIWFAFIPGILAALAITFAGREALRRHRNRVRTPFRLDVKGLRAAGLARPMLPVLLFECGNLATTLLILRATDALKADGLAAAASVAILLYAAHNAVAALVSFAGGAWLDRIGPRPVFAMGAGVYVVSYLFFGLDVSAWPLLLIGFVLAGAGIGFAETAESALVAQALPDRLRGSGFGVIGGIQAIGNIVGTVVAGILYAAVSPVAAFVYAAAWMLLSVAASVLFTHRTSPGVGSDAKKNRSE; encoded by the coding sequence ATGCCGGACGACGACGAAAAGCTCACCCCCGACGCCGAGGCAACCAGGCCCAGCCCGGAATCCGGTCCGGAGACACCGAACGGTGACGAGGAACCGGACTCACAGCGCTGGCTGACGTCAGGCGTCGTCTCGGTCGGGGCAGCGAGCTTCTTCTCCGACTCCGGGCACGAGATCGTCACCAGCGTCTTCCCCGCCTTTCTCACCGGCGTACTGGGCGGCACAGCCGCGTCTCTCGGCGTGATCGAGGGCGTCAGCGACGCCCTGGTCGGAGCAGCGAAGGTGGTCGGCGGCCCGCTCGCGAACGATCCCGCGAGGCGCGGCCGGCTCGCCACCGGCGGCTACCTGATCACCGCCATCGCCACGGCCGCGATCGGTCTTGCGACCGCGGTCTGGCAGGCCGGCCTGCTCCGTGGCCTGGCGTGGGCGTCGCGCGGCATCCGTTCCCCCGCCAGGGACTCGCTGCTCAGTTCGATCTCGAATCCGCGCGCATTCGGGCGATCGTTCGGCGTCGAACGAGCAGGCGACAACCTCGGCGCCGTCGTCGGGCCGCTCGTGGCCTCCGTGCTCGTCGCCTGGCTCGGGCTGCGGCCGTCGATCTGGTTCGCGTTCATTCCGGGCATCCTCGCGGCCCTCGCCATCACGTTCGCCGGAAGGGAAGCCCTTCGGCGACACCGAAACCGCGTGCGCACCCCCTTCCGCCTCGACGTGAAGGGTTTACGCGCGGCGGGCCTCGCCCGGCCGATGCTTCCGGTGCTGCTCTTCGAGTGCGGAAACCTGGCGACCACTCTGCTGATCCTCCGCGCAACGGATGCCCTCAAAGCGGACGGTCTCGCGGCCGCCGCATCCGTCGCCATCCTTCTCTATGCGGCGCACAACGCCGTCGCGGCCCTCGTCTCCTTCGCCGGCGGAGCGTGGCTGGACCGGATCGGCCCGCGACCCGTGTTCGCGATGGGTGCGGGCGTCTACGTCGTGTCGTACCTGTTCTTCGGGCTCGACGTGTCGGCCTGGCCGCTGCTTCTCATCGGATTCGTGCTCGCCGGAGCCGGCATCGGCTTCGCCGAGACGGCCGAGTCCGCACTGGTGGCGCAGGCGCTCCCCGACCGCCTGCGCGGAAGCGGGTTCGGCGTGATCGGGGGAATCCAGGCGATCGGCAACATCGTCGGAACCGTGGTCGCGGGCATCCTGTATGCGGCGGTCTCCCCGGTCGCCGCGTTCGTGTATGCCGCAGCGTGGATGCTGCTCTCCGTCGCCGCATCGGTGCTCTTCACGCACCGCACGTCTCCCGGTGTGGGATCTGATGCGAAGAAGAATCGTTCAGAGTGA
- a CDS encoding MarR family winged helix-turn-helix transcriptional regulator, whose amino-acid sequence MRPAAMELGLLLRQTHRQASQSLGRALAPLGISSRHFGVLMLLERDGTSTQRDLVNSTGGDKAGMQRTIIELETMALIRREADAGDRRVMNLTITDAGRHLFADARRAASSVADELTAELDDAELDQLLALLQRIRRRG is encoded by the coding sequence ATGCGACCCGCTGCCATGGAGCTCGGACTCCTGCTTCGCCAGACTCATCGCCAGGCCTCCCAATCGTTGGGACGAGCGCTGGCACCGCTCGGAATCTCGTCACGGCACTTCGGCGTTCTCATGCTGCTCGAGCGCGATGGCACCTCCACCCAGCGCGACCTCGTCAACTCGACGGGAGGCGACAAGGCCGGCATGCAGAGGACCATCATCGAGCTGGAGACCATGGCCCTCATCCGACGCGAAGCGGATGCCGGTGACCGGCGGGTGATGAATCTCACCATTACGGATGCCGGCCGCCATCTGTTCGCGGACGCCCGACGGGCCGCCTCCTCCGTCGCCGACGAGCTCACCGCCGAGTTGGACGACGCCGAGCTCGACCAACTGCTCGCGCTGCTGCAGCGCATCAGGCGACGCGGTTGA
- a CDS encoding multicopper oxidase family protein: MAAVSRRAFIAGGVAVGVGLAVGIPFAVGASGATSTGQQLVSRARLPRPFTQRLVVPPTLTPVLTGDVDRYEIVARTARARILPGLTTTIFGYNGIFPGPLIRSRSNHPIEVVYRNRLPVPIVTHLHGGHTPHDSDGYPTDYVYPEDMTYLRQHQEMSHETPMPAGDTTNGTRTYRYPLRQRAAMLWYHDHRMDFTGPSVWFGLAGAHIVNDDEEDALGLPDGAREIPLVLTDRAFNDDGSLLYPAVDRTLTTTPGVTGGFVAGVLGDVMLVNGVPWPVADVERASYRIRMLNACNARRLRLRLDPPPTDGIVQIGTEGGLLDAPLTYDAFELAPAQRLDAVVDFSRFAPGTEVTLYNDFGDGGMKNVMRFRVNSTSGPRYTVPSALSSVERLDPASATVTRRFRFQRGTVDHRSGWIIGNSPFSPSEVSASPRLGDVEIWELFADFHHPVHIHLDPFQVISRGINGPGAFDAGWKDTIDLVPGEQARIAVRFRDHVGRFVFHCHNLEHEDMAMMANFVTHA, translated from the coding sequence ATGGCCGCGGTGAGCCGCAGAGCGTTCATCGCGGGCGGTGTCGCGGTCGGAGTCGGGCTGGCTGTCGGAATCCCGTTCGCGGTAGGGGCCAGCGGAGCCACATCGACCGGACAACAGCTGGTGAGCAGGGCGAGACTGCCGAGGCCCTTCACGCAGCGGCTGGTGGTGCCGCCGACCCTCACGCCGGTGCTGACGGGCGACGTCGACCGGTACGAGATCGTGGCGCGCACGGCGCGTGCCCGCATCCTGCCTGGGTTGACGACCACGATCTTCGGCTACAACGGCATCTTCCCCGGTCCGCTCATCCGGAGCCGCAGCAACCATCCGATCGAGGTCGTCTATCGCAACCGGCTTCCGGTTCCGATCGTCACCCACTTGCACGGCGGACACACGCCGCACGACAGCGACGGTTATCCCACGGACTATGTCTACCCGGAAGACATGACCTATCTGCGACAGCATCAGGAGATGTCGCACGAGACGCCGATGCCCGCGGGTGACACGACGAACGGCACCAGGACCTATCGGTATCCGTTGCGACAGCGAGCCGCGATGCTCTGGTACCACGATCACCGCATGGACTTCACCGGCCCGAGCGTCTGGTTCGGCCTGGCCGGCGCGCACATCGTGAACGACGACGAAGAGGATGCGCTGGGGCTTCCCGACGGTGCCCGCGAGATACCGCTTGTCCTCACGGACAGGGCGTTCAACGACGACGGATCGCTTCTGTATCCCGCGGTCGACCGCACGCTCACCACGACCCCCGGCGTGACGGGTGGCTTCGTCGCCGGGGTGCTGGGCGATGTCATGCTGGTCAACGGTGTTCCGTGGCCCGTCGCCGATGTCGAGCGGGCGAGCTACCGCATCCGGATGCTCAACGCCTGCAACGCCCGTCGGCTCAGGTTGCGACTCGACCCGCCCCCGACCGACGGCATCGTGCAGATCGGCACGGAAGGCGGCCTTCTCGACGCCCCGCTCACGTACGACGCGTTCGAGCTCGCGCCGGCGCAGCGACTGGATGCCGTTGTGGATTTCTCCCGTTTCGCTCCGGGGACCGAGGTCACGCTGTACAACGACTTCGGCGACGGCGGCATGAAGAACGTGATGCGATTCAGAGTGAACTCCACTTCCGGACCCCGCTACACGGTGCCGAGTGCGCTGTCGAGCGTCGAGCGTCTGGATCCCGCATCGGCCACGGTCACGCGACGGTTCCGATTTCAGCGTGGCACGGTGGACCACCGGTCCGGCTGGATCATCGGGAACAGTCCGTTCAGCCCGAGCGAGGTGTCCGCGTCTCCGCGCCTCGGCGATGTCGAGATCTGGGAGTTGTTCGCCGACTTCCACCACCCGGTGCACATCCACCTCGATCCCTTCCAGGTCATCAGCCGCGGGATCAACGGTCCGGGTGCCTTCGACGCGGGCTGGAAAGACACCATCGACCTGGTGCCGGGCGAGCAGGCCCGCATCGCCGTGCGGTTCCGCGACCATGTCGGACGATTCGTGTTCCATTGCCACAATCTCGAGCACGAGGACATGGCCATGATGGCGAACTTCGTCACGCACGCCTGA
- a CDS encoding metal-sensitive transcriptional regulator, whose amino-acid sequence MNNEEHADHGYITDKSNYLNRLKRIEGQARGIYRMVDEEKYCIDILTQISALTSALQSVALGLMDDHLKHCVSDAVKLGGDDAEAKIKEASDAIARLVRS is encoded by the coding sequence ATGAACAACGAGGAACATGCCGACCACGGCTATATAACCGACAAGTCGAACTACCTCAACCGGCTTAAGCGCATCGAAGGGCAAGCGCGTGGGATCTATCGGATGGTCGATGAAGAGAAGTACTGCATCGACATCCTGACCCAGATCTCTGCGCTCACCTCCGCCCTCCAATCCGTCGCGCTCGGCCTGATGGACGACCATCTCAAACACTGCGTCAGCGACGCCGTCAAACTCGGCGGTGACGATGCTGAGGCGAAGATCAAGGAAGCCTCCGACGCCATCGCACGTCTAGTGCGCTCGTAG
- a CDS encoding Fe-S cluster assembly protein HesB, which translates to MLTLTDNASTIVKTLTAQAVDSPDGGLRITNSDTSDTAFSVSVTPAPDAHDQVISSGDARVFVDENASALLADKELDAQLDEQGAVHFALGLQSQ; encoded by the coding sequence ATGCTCACCCTCACCGACAACGCAAGCACGATCGTGAAGACGCTGACGGCTCAGGCCGTCGATTCGCCGGACGGCGGGCTGCGCATCACGAATTCCGACACGAGCGACACGGCGTTCTCCGTGTCCGTCACCCCCGCGCCTGACGCCCACGACCAGGTCATCTCGAGCGGTGACGCGCGGGTCTTCGTCGACGAGAACGCCTCGGCGCTGCTCGCCGACAAGGAGCTGGATGCCCAACTCGACGAACAGGGCGCTGTGCACTTCGCGCTGGGACTGCAGTCGCAGTAG
- a CDS encoding MutS-related protein has translation MFESILFPGSNRVSAPFATKEPECFRDLGLDQIVETLTASREEYELPPIYWTAVRDSEVIEYRQGVYTDLAHPAVHHAAAEFAEGMRLHRARFVQASRLFAREQRPFWVLSAIVTHQGAVRDFARALKDVPLRSAGMLALRDWLDALVTGQAFTEAVERAADIRSRLDEIHFTVRIDGLRVEVAPFADQPDYSAEVEATFARFKQGEVKDHRVRYTDYVDADRVEEGVLRLVGEENQHVFAALDQYVREYACSEPAAYLDPTVARVDRELQFYLSYLEHLAPMVEDGLEFCMPRVSASKAVSAQHTFDLALAEKLDRHRASMVTNDFELREPERLIVVTGANQGGKTTFSRTFGQLHWLAELGLPVPGSSASLFLFDALFTHYEKQEDISNLRGKLEDELVRIRKILEAATSDSVVIMNEIFNSTTLDDSILLGTAVLKQIIERDILAVCVTFVDELTTLSDTTVSMVAAVDPAEPTKRTFKLERRPADGLAYALALADKYRLRNAQVRQSIEGTQSESRVLLDPVEKGA, from the coding sequence ATGTTCGAGAGCATCCTGTTTCCCGGCTCGAACCGGGTCAGCGCACCGTTCGCGACGAAGGAACCGGAGTGTTTCCGCGACCTCGGCCTCGACCAGATCGTCGAGACGCTGACGGCTTCGCGCGAGGAATACGAGTTGCCGCCCATCTACTGGACGGCCGTCCGCGACAGCGAGGTGATCGAGTACCGGCAAGGTGTGTACACGGACCTCGCGCATCCGGCGGTGCATCATGCGGCAGCGGAATTCGCAGAGGGCATGCGGCTGCACCGAGCACGTTTCGTCCAGGCGTCCAGGCTCTTCGCGCGGGAGCAGCGCCCGTTCTGGGTGCTTTCGGCCATCGTCACGCACCAGGGCGCCGTCCGCGATTTCGCCCGGGCGCTGAAGGATGTCCCGCTGCGGTCCGCCGGGATGCTCGCCTTGCGCGACTGGCTCGATGCACTCGTCACAGGGCAGGCGTTCACGGAGGCGGTCGAACGCGCCGCAGATATCCGATCGCGCCTCGATGAGATCCACTTCACGGTTCGGATCGACGGACTGCGAGTGGAGGTGGCGCCGTTCGCCGATCAGCCGGACTACAGCGCTGAGGTGGAGGCGACGTTCGCCCGGTTCAAGCAGGGCGAGGTGAAGGATCACCGGGTGCGGTACACCGATTACGTCGACGCGGACCGCGTGGAGGAGGGCGTGCTGCGGCTGGTGGGGGAGGAGAACCAGCACGTCTTCGCGGCACTCGATCAGTATGTGCGGGAGTACGCCTGCTCCGAGCCTGCCGCCTACCTGGACCCGACGGTCGCACGGGTCGACCGGGAGTTGCAGTTCTATCTCTCGTATCTCGAGCACCTCGCACCGATGGTGGAGGACGGCCTGGAGTTCTGCATGCCCCGGGTGTCGGCCTCCAAAGCGGTCTCCGCGCAGCACACGTTCGACCTCGCCCTGGCCGAGAAGCTCGACAGGCACCGGGCGTCCATGGTGACGAACGATTTCGAACTGCGCGAACCCGAACGGCTGATCGTGGTGACGGGTGCGAACCAGGGCGGAAAGACGACGTTCTCGCGCACGTTCGGCCAACTGCACTGGCTGGCCGAACTCGGGCTGCCGGTGCCCGGTTCCTCAGCGTCGCTGTTCCTGTTCGACGCGCTGTTCACGCACTACGAGAAGCAGGAGGACATCAGCAATCTGCGCGGCAAGCTCGAGGACGAGCTGGTTCGCATCCGGAAGATCCTCGAGGCGGCGACGAGCGACAGCGTCGTCATCATGAACGAGATCTTCAACTCGACCACGCTCGACGACTCGATCCTGCTCGGTACTGCGGTGCTGAAGCAGATCATCGAACGGGACATCCTCGCCGTCTGTGTCACCTTCGTCGACGAGCTCACGACCCTCAGCGACACGACCGTGAGCATGGTCGCCGCGGTCGATCCTGCTGAGCCGACCAAGCGCACATTCAAACTCGAACGGCGCCCGGCGGACGGGCTGGCCTACGCCCTCGCTCTCGCCGACAAGTACCGGCTCCGGAACGCGCAGGTCAGGCAGTCGATCGAGGGAACCCAATCGGAGTCGCGGGTTTTACTCGACCCGGTCGAGAAGGGAGCATGA
- a CDS encoding DUF488 domain-containing protein, whose protein sequence is MWEEQWGITGIGYEGQSVETFVLSLERWQVKTLFDVRLNPLSRKPGFSKNAMRSALEEHGIEYVHLPALGNPKDNRDGYGELGTETANAARGTFKLRLNDETAQEALDMIVTAAERMRVVVMCFEGNTHNCHREQVLEEVECRLRALVSA, encoded by the coding sequence ATGTGGGAGGAGCAGTGGGGAATCACAGGGATCGGCTACGAGGGTCAGTCCGTCGAGACTTTCGTGTTGAGCCTCGAGCGCTGGCAAGTCAAAACGTTGTTCGATGTCCGGCTCAACCCGCTTTCACGGAAACCCGGCTTCTCGAAGAACGCAATGCGCTCTGCTCTTGAAGAGCACGGGATCGAATACGTCCACCTTCCGGCTCTTGGGAACCCGAAGGACAACCGCGACGGCTACGGCGAGCTCGGTACCGAGACTGCTAACGCGGCGCGCGGAACCTTCAAGCTGCGGCTGAATGACGAGACCGCGCAAGAAGCGCTTGACATGATCGTCACGGCGGCGGAGCGCATGCGTGTCGTCGTGATGTGCTTCGAGGGCAACACCCACAACTGCCACCGCGAGCAGGTGCTCGAGGAGGTGGAGTGCCGCTTGCGTGCGCTCGTCAGCGCCTAG
- a CDS encoding inorganic diphosphatase codes for MSGNSVEMIVEIPAGCRNKYEVDHDSGRVRLDRTLYTSMVYPADYGFIDHTLADDGDPLDALVLLDEPTFPGVVVSIRPVGLFRMDDENGHDAKVIAVPDGDPRWAEIREIGDVPAMTRDRIAHFFTHYKELEPGKFVSVHGFGLRRDAEVLLHDAQQSYRYGDVYES; via the coding sequence ATGTCTGGGAACAGCGTGGAGATGATCGTCGAGATCCCCGCCGGCTGCCGCAACAAGTACGAGGTCGACCACGACTCCGGCCGCGTTCGGCTGGACCGCACCCTCTACACATCGATGGTGTACCCCGCCGACTACGGTTTCATCGACCACACGCTGGCCGACGACGGCGACCCTCTCGATGCCCTCGTGCTGCTGGACGAGCCGACCTTTCCCGGCGTCGTGGTGTCGATCCGCCCGGTGGGTCTCTTCCGCATGGACGATGAGAACGGACACGACGCCAAGGTGATCGCGGTGCCGGACGGCGACCCGCGCTGGGCGGAGATCCGCGAGATCGGCGACGTGCCGGCCATGACCCGTGACCGCATCGCGCACTTCTTCACCCACTACAAGGAGCTGGAACCGGGCAAGTTCGTCTCGGTGCACGGCTTCGGCTTACGCCGCGACGCCGAAGTGCTGCTGCACGACGCACAGCAGTCGTACCGGTACGGCGACGTCTACGAGAGCTGA